In Malus sylvestris chromosome 16, drMalSylv7.2, whole genome shotgun sequence, the following are encoded in one genomic region:
- the LOC126608711 gene encoding serine/threonine-protein kinase AFC1-like isoform X4, which yields MTEMEVVMHDMRLIHTDLKPENILFVSSEYIKVPDYKFTSRPPKDGTGYKRLPKSSAIKVIDFGSTAYEHQEHNYIVSTRHYRAPEVILGLGWSYPCDIWSVGCILIELCSGEALFQTHENLEHLAMMERVLGPMPQHMLKRADRHAEKYVRRGRLDWPEGATSRESIKAVLKLHRLQNIVMQHVDHSAGDLIDLLQGLLKFDPSSRLTAPEALRHPFFTRDHYRRF from the exons TCATGCATGATATGCGTCTCATACATACCGACCTGAAGCCTGAGAACATACTTTTTGTTTCTTCAGAATACATTAAAGTACCTGACTACAAG TTTACATCCCGGCCGCCAAAAGATGGAACTGGTTATAAAAGGTTGCCAAAGTCTAGCGCTATCAAGGTTATTGATTTTGGTAGCACAGCCTATGAGCATCAAGAGCACAACTACATTGTGTCGACAAGGCACTACCGGGCACCTGAGGTTATTCTGG GACTTGGATGGAGTTATCCATGTGACATATGGAGTGTTGGTTGCATCTTGATAGAGTTGTGTTCG GGAGAGGCTTTGTTTCAGACACACGAGAACTTGGAACACCTAGCTATGATGGAGAGGGTTTTAGGTCCAATGCCACAGCACATGTTGAAAAGAGCAGA CCGTCATGCTGAGAAGTATGTCAGACGGGGTAGATTGGATTGGCCAGAAGGTGCAACTTCTCGAGAAAGTATTAAAGCCGTTTTAAAGCTACATCGTCTCCAG AATATAGTGATGCAGCATGTAGATCATTCAGCTGGTGATCTCATCGACCTCCTGCAAGGTCTCCTTAAATTTGACCCGTCCAGCAGGCTAACAGCTCCCGAAGCCCTTAGGCATCCCTTCTTTACCAGGGATCATTACAGGAGGTTTTAG